A single genomic interval of Cucumis sativus cultivar 9930 chromosome 5, Cucumber_9930_V3, whole genome shotgun sequence harbors:
- the LOC101206072 gene encoding WAT1-related protein At2g39510: MEGLRRFLVLAKPYFGVLFMQLGSAGMAIIAKFALNKGMSQYVFVFYRMIIATVIMAPFAIIFERKVRTKMTISLAFKIVMLGLLEPVIDLNLYFTGMKYTTATFAVAMCNVLPAFAFLMAWACRLERVNIWKRGSQAKIVGTIVTIGGAMIMTFIRGPMLNLPWTKPNHPSSSSSSSSSINHHNQIKGSLMITIGCICQSAFIILQAITLKLYPAELSLTALICLVATVGGCLVALVMERGNPSAWALHFDSQLLSVVYAGVICSGVTYYIQGMVMQIKGPVFVTAFNPLSMIFVAIMSSFILSEIMLLGRIVGAVTIITGLYLVLWGKRKDKLLVKSDSDGKQQMTETDEASKRTVQPSQEFISLDVTRETK; encoded by the exons ATGGAGGGTCTTAGgaggtttttggttttggcaAAGCCATATTTTGGAGTTCTTTTTATGCAATTGGGTTCAGCTGGAATGGCGATTATTGCAAAGTTTGCTTTGAACAAAGGGATGAGCCaatatgtttttgtgttttatcgTATGATTATTGCTACTGTTATCATGGCTCCTTTTGCCATCATCTTTGAAAG GAAAGTGAGGACGAAGATGACCATTTCGTTGGCCTTCAAGATTGTGATGCTTGGTCTTCTTGA GCCAGTGATTGATCTCAACTTATACTTTACTGGTATGAAGTACACAACAGCAACCTTTGCAGTTGCCATGTGCAATGTTCTTCCTGCTTTTGCTTTCCTCATGGCTTGGGCTTGCAG GCTCGAGAGAGTGAATATTTGGAAAAGAGGAAGCCAAGCAAAAATAGTAGGAACCATAGTAACAATAGGAGGAGCCATGATTATGACATTCATAAGAGGACCCATGTTGAATCTGCCATGGACAAAACCCAACCacccctcttcttcttcttcttcatcttcttcaataaATCACCACAACCAAATCAAGGGCTCCCTCATGATAACTATTGGCTGCATTTGCCAGTCAGCTTTCATCATTCTTCAg GCAATTACATTGAAATTGTACCCAGCCGAGCTATCCCTTACAGCATTGATATGTTTAGTGGCAACCGTTGGAGGCTGTTTGGTGGCTTTGGTCATGGAGAGAGGGAACCCTTCTGCTTGGGCTTTGCACTTTGATAGCCAGCTTCTATCTGTGGTTTATGCT GGTGTAATTTGTTCAGGGGTAACATACTACATTCAAGGAATGGTGATGCAAATAAAAGGGCCTGTTTTTGTCACTGCATTCAATCCTCTATCCATGATTTTTGTTGCAATCATGAGCTCCTTCATCTTATCTGAGATTATGTTGTTGGGAAG GATTGTTGGAGCAGTGACCATAATCACTGGGTTGTACCTGGTTTTGTGgggcaaaagaaaagataagcTTTTAGTTAAATCAGACTCTGATGGTAAGCAACAAATGACTGAAACAGATGAGGCTTCGAAGAGGACGGTTCAACCGAGTCAAGAATTCATCTCGCTTGATGTTACCAGAGAGACAAAATGA